From a region of the Erinaceus europaeus chromosome 14, mEriEur2.1, whole genome shotgun sequence genome:
- the MFSD13A gene encoding transmembrane protein 180 isoform X2 has product MGLVSLPTPVVYGSLALFISVLHNVFLLYYVDTFVSVYKIDKVAFWVGETVFLLWNSFNDPLFGWLSDRKFLSSQPRLCGEELLVGGEEAGSITLGQYLRQLARHRNFMWFVGMDLVQVFHCHFNSNFFPLFLEHLLADHISLSTGTFLLGISYVAPHLNNLYFLSLCRRWGVYAVVRGLFLLKLGLSLLMLLAGPDHPGLLCFFIASNRVFTEGTCKLLTLVVTDLVDEDLVLNHRKQAASALLFGMVALVTKPGQTFAPLLGTWLLCFYTGHDLFQQPLLTPVGSTQPWPELPAPPPAQAPTLRQGCFYLLVLVPITCALLQLFTWSQFTLHGKRLCMVKAQRQNLSQNQTLDVKTV; this is encoded by the exons ATGGGGCTGGTGAGCCTGCCTACGCCTGTGGTCTATGGCTCCCTggctctcttcatctctgtcctgCACAATGTGTTTCTGCTCTACTACGTGGACACCTTCGTCTCTGTGTACAAGATCGACAAAGTGGCCTTCTGGGTTGGAGAG ACGGTGTTTCTTCTCTGGAACAGTTTCAATGACCCCCTCTTCGGCTGGCTGAGTGACCGCAAATTCCTCAGCTCCCAGCCCCG CCTGTGTGGAGAGGAGCTGCTTGTGGGTGGCGAGGAGGCAGGCAGCATCACTCTGGGCCAGTACCTCCGGCAGCTGGCACGCCACCGGAACTTCATGTGGTTCGTTGGCATGGACCTGGTGCAG GTGTTTCACTGCCACTTCAACAGCAacttcttccccctcttcctggaGCACCTGCTAGCGGACCACATCTCCCTGTCCACGGGCACCTTCCTGCTGG GCATCTCCTACGTGGCTCCCCATCTCAACAACCTCTACTTCCTTTCCCTGTGCCGCCGCTGGGGTGTCTACGCCGTGGTGCGGGGGCTCTTCCTGCTCAAACTGGGCCTGAGCCTGCTCATGCTGTTGGCTGGCCCCGATCACCCTGGCCTGCTCTGCTTCTTCATTGCCAG CAACCGAGTCTTCACTGAGGGCACCTGTAAGCTGTTGACACTGGTGGTCACTGACCTGGTGGACGAGGACCTGGTGTTGAACCACCGCAAGCAGGCGGCCTCGGCTCTCCTCTTCGGCATGGTTGCCCTGGTGACCAAGCCGGGCCAGACCTTTGCCCCGCTGCTGGGGACCTGGCTGCTGTGCTTTTATACAG GTCATGATCTCTTCCAGCAGCCCCTGCTGACCCCTGTGGGGAGCACCCAGCCCTGGCCAGAGCTACCAGCCCCGCCTCCGGCCCAGGCCCCAACGCTCCGCCAGGGCTGCTTCTACCTGCTGGTGCTGGTGCCCATCACCTGCGCTCTGCTGCAGCTGTTCACCTGGTCCCAGTTCACACTGCATGGGAAACGTCTTTGTATGGTCAAAGCCCAGCGTCAGAACCTGTCACAGAACCAGACTCTGGACGTTAAGACCGTGTGA
- the MFSD13A gene encoding transmembrane protein 180 isoform X1 — protein MGLVSLPTPVVYGSLALFISVLHNVFLLYYVDTFVSVYKIDKVAFWVGETVFLLWNSFNDPLFGWLSDRKFLSSQPRSGSGLSLRAVVLARVRALGRHGPLLALSFLAFWVPWAPAGLQFLLCLCLYDGFLTLVDLHHHALLADLALSAHDRTHLNFYCSLFSAAGSLSVFASYAFWNKEDFSSFRAFCVALAAGSGLGFVGATQLLRQQVEVGSREPRGHALAADGSLCGEELLVGGEEAGSITLGQYLRQLARHRNFMWFVGMDLVQVFHCHFNSNFFPLFLEHLLADHISLSTGTFLLGISYVAPHLNNLYFLSLCRRWGVYAVVRGLFLLKLGLSLLMLLAGPDHPGLLCFFIASNRVFTEGTCKLLTLVVTDLVDEDLVLNHRKQAASALLFGMVALVTKPGQTFAPLLGTWLLCFYTGHDLFQQPLLTPVGSTQPWPELPAPPPAQAPTLRQGCFYLLVLVPITCALLQLFTWSQFTLHGKRLCMVKAQRQNLSQNQTLDVKTV, from the exons ATGGGGCTGGTGAGCCTGCCTACGCCTGTGGTCTATGGCTCCCTggctctcttcatctctgtcctgCACAATGTGTTTCTGCTCTACTACGTGGACACCTTCGTCTCTGTGTACAAGATCGACAAAGTGGCCTTCTGGGTTGGAGAG ACGGTGTTTCTTCTCTGGAACAGTTTCAATGACCCCCTCTTCGGCTGGCTGAGTGACCGCAAATTCCTCAGCTCCCAGCCCCG GTCAGGCTCCGGGCTCTCACTGAGGGCTGTGGTGCTGGCACGGGTGCGGGCACTAGGCAGGCATGGTCCTCTGCTGGCGCTGTCTTTCCTGGCGTTCTGGGTGCCCTGGGCCCCAGCTGGCCTACAGTTCCTGCTGTGCCTGTGCCTCTATGATGGCTTCCTGACGCTCGTGGACCTGCACCATCACGCCCTACTGGCTGACCTGGCACTTTCAGCCCACGACCGTACCCACCTCAACTTCTACTGCTCCCTCTTCAGTGCGGccggctccctctctgtctttgcctcctatGCCTTCTGGAACAAGGAGGACTTCTCTTCCTTCCGTGCCTTCTGTGTGGCACTGGCTGCTGGCTCGGGGCTGGGCTTTGTGGGGGCCACGCAACTGCTGAGGCAGCAGGTGGAGGTCGGCAGCAGGGAGCCAAGGGGCCATGCCCTGGCTGCGGATGGCAG CCTGTGTGGAGAGGAGCTGCTTGTGGGTGGCGAGGAGGCAGGCAGCATCACTCTGGGCCAGTACCTCCGGCAGCTGGCACGCCACCGGAACTTCATGTGGTTCGTTGGCATGGACCTGGTGCAG GTGTTTCACTGCCACTTCAACAGCAacttcttccccctcttcctggaGCACCTGCTAGCGGACCACATCTCCCTGTCCACGGGCACCTTCCTGCTGG GCATCTCCTACGTGGCTCCCCATCTCAACAACCTCTACTTCCTTTCCCTGTGCCGCCGCTGGGGTGTCTACGCCGTGGTGCGGGGGCTCTTCCTGCTCAAACTGGGCCTGAGCCTGCTCATGCTGTTGGCTGGCCCCGATCACCCTGGCCTGCTCTGCTTCTTCATTGCCAG CAACCGAGTCTTCACTGAGGGCACCTGTAAGCTGTTGACACTGGTGGTCACTGACCTGGTGGACGAGGACCTGGTGTTGAACCACCGCAAGCAGGCGGCCTCGGCTCTCCTCTTCGGCATGGTTGCCCTGGTGACCAAGCCGGGCCAGACCTTTGCCCCGCTGCTGGGGACCTGGCTGCTGTGCTTTTATACAG GTCATGATCTCTTCCAGCAGCCCCTGCTGACCCCTGTGGGGAGCACCCAGCCCTGGCCAGAGCTACCAGCCCCGCCTCCGGCCCAGGCCCCAACGCTCCGCCAGGGCTGCTTCTACCTGCTGGTGCTGGTGCCCATCACCTGCGCTCTGCTGCAGCTGTTCACCTGGTCCCAGTTCACACTGCATGGGAAACGTCTTTGTATGGTCAAAGCCCAGCGTCAGAACCTGTCACAGAACCAGACTCTGGACGTTAAGACCGTGTGA